From a single Strix uralensis isolate ZFMK-TIS-50842 chromosome 25, bStrUra1, whole genome shotgun sequence genomic region:
- the TFAP2E gene encoding transcription factor AP-2-epsilon isoform X1, translating to MLVHSYPGMDRAEGLPGAPAGARLPQLPALNQAPYGSAPPLCHTPAADFQPPYFPPPYPQPPLPYPQGQEPGYPHLGDPYAALSPLHQHQQPGWPPQRGRQDEAGLLSQTHRALGLDPRREYPTVPRLLHGLPDGGHGLADGPLGLHGLGHHGIEDIQAVDDGGMNLLDQSVIKKGWLRCSDHLLLAGTGKQQLKIEGDFWFTQMTRDNFGSPKAKETKLSGFNGSLSPSCSMFMGKQAADQTRQTAAVPIPSKANGTTISTLSMNKDGLIGGVTNPNEVFCSVPGRLSLLSSTSKYKVTVGEVQRRLSPPECLNASLLGGVLRRAKSKNGGRCLRERLEKIGLNLPAGRRKAANVTLLTSLVEGEAVHLARDFGYVCETEFPAKAAAEYLCRQHSDPTELHTRKNMLLATKQICKEFADLIAQDRSPLGNSRPSLILEPGVQSCLTHFSLITHGFGGPAICAALTAFQNYLVESLKGLDKMFMNSTGNGHTAGDSKASEKEVKHRK from the exons ATGCTGGTGCACAGCTACCCGGGCATG GACCGCGCCGAGGGGCTGCCCGGGGCACCGGCCGGGGCCCGTCTGCCGCAGCTGCCCGCGCTCAACCAGGCGCCCTACGGCTCGGCCCCGCCGCTCTGCCACACGCCCGCCGCCGACTTCCAGCCGCCCTACTTCCCGCCGCCGTACCCGCAGCCGCCGCTGCCCTACCCGCAGGGCCAGGAGCCCGGTTACCCGCATCTGGGGGACCCGTACGCGGCGCTCAGCCCcctgcaccagcaccagcagccggGCTGGCCCCCCCAGCGCGGCCGGCAGGACGAGGCGGGGCTGCTCTCGCAGACCCACCGCGCCCTGGGGCTCGACCCCCGCCGCGAGTACCCGACCGTGCCCCGACTGCTCCACGGGCTGCCCGACGGCGGACACGGCCTCGCCGACGGCCCGCTGGGCCTCCACGGCCTCGGCCACCACGGCATCGAGGACATCCAG GCCGTGGACGACGGCGGGATGAACCTGCTCGATCAGTCCGTGATCAAGAAAG GCTGGCTCAGGTGCTCCGATCACCTGCTGCTTGCGGGAACAGGAAAGCAGCAACTGAAGATCGAGGGGGACTTTTGGTTTACTCAGATGACAAGAGACAATTTTGGTTCCCCAAAAGCCAAGGAAACAAAGCTGTCAGGCTTTAATGGTAGCttgtctccctcctgcagcatgTTTATGGGCAAACAAGCTGCAGATCAGACCAGGCAAACAGCAGCAG TGCCCATCCCCTCGAAGGCCAATGGCACCACCATTTCCACCCTGTCCATGAACAAAGATGGCTTGATCGGAGGGGTGACGAATCCCAACGAGGTCTTCTGCTCCGTGCCTGGCCGCCTCTCTCTTCTCAGCTCCACCTCCAAGTACAAGGTGACGGTCGGGGAGGTGCAGAGAAGGCTCTCGCCCCCCGAGTGTCTCAACGCCTCTCTCCTCGGCGGAGTCCTCCGCAG agcaaAATCAAAAAATGGGGGTCGGTGTTTAAGGGAAAGGTTAGAGAAAATCGGACTAAATCTACCTGCAGGAAGGCGCAAAGCTGCCAACGTCACCCTGCTGACATCCCTCGTGGAAG GCGAAGCCGTTCACCTGGCTCGGGATTTTGGGTACGTGTGCGAAACGGAGTTCCCAGCCAAGGCGGCGGCAGAGTACCTGTGCCGACAGCACTCCGACCCCACGGAGCTGCACACCAGGAAAAACATGCTGCTGGCTACCAA GCAAATTTGTAAAGAGTTTGCAGACTTGATAGCCCAGGATCGCTCACCGCTGGGGAACAGCCGCCCTTCACTCATCTTAGAGCCCGGTGTCCAGAGCTGTTTGACTCATTTCAGCTTGATAACCCACGGCTTTGGGGGCCCAGCCATCTGCGCAGCGCTCACAGCCTTCCAGAACTACCTGGTAGAGTCCCTTAAGGGGCTGGATAAAATGTTCATGAACAGCACAGGGAACGGGCACACGGCCGGAGACTCCAAAGCGTCAGAAAAAGAAGTGAAGCATCGGAAATAA
- the TFAP2E gene encoding transcription factor AP-2-epsilon isoform X2, whose amino-acid sequence MLVHSYPGMDRAEGLPGAPAGARLPQLPALNQAPYGSAPPLCHTPAADFQPPYFPPPYPQPPLPYPQGQEPGYPHLGDPYAALSPLHQHQQPGWPPQRGRQDEAGLLSQTHRALGLDPRREYPTVPRLLHGLPDGGHGLADGPLGLHGLGHHGIEDIQAVDDGGMNLLDQSVIKKVPIPSKANGTTISTLSMNKDGLIGGVTNPNEVFCSVPGRLSLLSSTSKYKVTVGEVQRRLSPPECLNASLLGGVLRRAKSKNGGRCLRERLEKIGLNLPAGRRKAANVTLLTSLVEGEAVHLARDFGYVCETEFPAKAAAEYLCRQHSDPTELHTRKNMLLATKQICKEFADLIAQDRSPLGNSRPSLILEPGVQSCLTHFSLITHGFGGPAICAALTAFQNYLVESLKGLDKMFMNSTGNGHTAGDSKASEKEVKHRK is encoded by the exons ATGCTGGTGCACAGCTACCCGGGCATG GACCGCGCCGAGGGGCTGCCCGGGGCACCGGCCGGGGCCCGTCTGCCGCAGCTGCCCGCGCTCAACCAGGCGCCCTACGGCTCGGCCCCGCCGCTCTGCCACACGCCCGCCGCCGACTTCCAGCCGCCCTACTTCCCGCCGCCGTACCCGCAGCCGCCGCTGCCCTACCCGCAGGGCCAGGAGCCCGGTTACCCGCATCTGGGGGACCCGTACGCGGCGCTCAGCCCcctgcaccagcaccagcagccggGCTGGCCCCCCCAGCGCGGCCGGCAGGACGAGGCGGGGCTGCTCTCGCAGACCCACCGCGCCCTGGGGCTCGACCCCCGCCGCGAGTACCCGACCGTGCCCCGACTGCTCCACGGGCTGCCCGACGGCGGACACGGCCTCGCCGACGGCCCGCTGGGCCTCCACGGCCTCGGCCACCACGGCATCGAGGACATCCAG GCCGTGGACGACGGCGGGATGAACCTGCTCGATCAGTCCGTGATCAAGAAAG TGCCCATCCCCTCGAAGGCCAATGGCACCACCATTTCCACCCTGTCCATGAACAAAGATGGCTTGATCGGAGGGGTGACGAATCCCAACGAGGTCTTCTGCTCCGTGCCTGGCCGCCTCTCTCTTCTCAGCTCCACCTCCAAGTACAAGGTGACGGTCGGGGAGGTGCAGAGAAGGCTCTCGCCCCCCGAGTGTCTCAACGCCTCTCTCCTCGGCGGAGTCCTCCGCAG agcaaAATCAAAAAATGGGGGTCGGTGTTTAAGGGAAAGGTTAGAGAAAATCGGACTAAATCTACCTGCAGGAAGGCGCAAAGCTGCCAACGTCACCCTGCTGACATCCCTCGTGGAAG GCGAAGCCGTTCACCTGGCTCGGGATTTTGGGTACGTGTGCGAAACGGAGTTCCCAGCCAAGGCGGCGGCAGAGTACCTGTGCCGACAGCACTCCGACCCCACGGAGCTGCACACCAGGAAAAACATGCTGCTGGCTACCAA GCAAATTTGTAAAGAGTTTGCAGACTTGATAGCCCAGGATCGCTCACCGCTGGGGAACAGCCGCCCTTCACTCATCTTAGAGCCCGGTGTCCAGAGCTGTTTGACTCATTTCAGCTTGATAACCCACGGCTTTGGGGGCCCAGCCATCTGCGCAGCGCTCACAGCCTTCCAGAACTACCTGGTAGAGTCCCTTAAGGGGCTGGATAAAATGTTCATGAACAGCACAGGGAACGGGCACACGGCCGGAGACTCCAAAGCGTCAGAAAAAGAAGTGAAGCATCGGAAATAA
- the NCDN gene encoding neurochondrin → MASASGDGNATLKRCLGVLRDARNDSEQFAALLLVTKAVRAGEVDAKTRRQIFDAIGFTFPNRLLASRQPPAGCPEHTFRALGLTLLACFCTDPELAGHSQILNKIPTFNDVLVSPCHPDSTSMIDDVYQCLSAVLATARGPRELVTKGTVSALCQAYVNCSYGSDRALTLLLGLLAVAEVKCWQRDAPHLLAVLSKLSDDFLKSEDITKFELCEVLPHFVPLSPPLSQDSQGSECLRRLYKGLANVLASKLSQSQRDPALKLAACLVQACGSEWIPAGSAGSKFLALLVNLACVEVRLTLEEPDPLEVEGKKEVVTACYVLIEMGIQECLREEKPLLEEVQKMQLMRIMEEAFGAVIFYLRQVKEEELQDPFIFASVRVLGAWMAEETSSLKQEICELLPFLVRYAKKLFKEGSPAASLPQPELVSTEGSGLPPDALRFLLPGFCHLTAEDRPRDILISEGAPALLCEYFLHQWEVLTSKPGSLAPLTSPEMSLQTTCGIFLNLVVTAPDLIRRDKTFSSLMDVLLKSLPLLLPQKDHLVLAANVATLGLMMARILASSAVLQGTQSAKEFFGAALRFLSQAHTAQAEPGGGWAVAVSPAYASAWADVGELWFLGMQALAGCVPLLPWLPQALLQARWLQGLSQLLTRVAPASLDFELVAAFQGVLVELARASASCRAAILAHHGREWANLYGMAALEQCLSEP, encoded by the exons ATGGCCTCGGCCTCCGGAGACGGAAACGCGACGCTGAAGAGGTGCCTCGGCGTGCTCAGAGACGCGAGAAACGACAGCGAGCAGTTCGCAGCCCTGCTCCTG GTGACCAAAGCAGTCAGAGCTGGGGAAGTAGACGCTAAGACCCGTCGCCAGATCTTTGACGCAATTGGATTCACGTTTCCGAATCGCCTGCTTgcctcccggcagcccccggcgggCTGCCCCGAGCACACCTTCCGGGCACTGGGCCTCACTCTCTTGGCATGTTTCTGCACCGATCCCGAGTTAGCTGGGCACTCCCAGATCCTGAACAAAATCCCAACCTTCAATGATGTCCTGGTTTCCCCCTGCCATCCAGACAGCACGTCCATGATCGATGATGTATATCAGTGCCTGAGCGCTGTCCTGGCCACTGCCAGGGGCCCCAGAGAGTTGGTGACCAAGGGGACGGTGTCTGCCCTGTGCCAGGCCTACGTGAATTGCAGTTACGGCTCTGACCGTGCCTTGACGCTGCTCTTGGGGCTGTTGGCCGTAGCAGAGGTGAAGTGCTGGCAGAGAGACGCTCCACACCTCCTGGCCGTGCTGAGCAAGCTCTCCGATGATTTTCTCAAGAGCGAGGACATAACCAAATTTGAGCTGTGTGAGGTTCTGCCTCACTTCGTTCCCCTGTCGCCACCTCTCTCGCAGGACTCTCAGGGCTCCGAGTGCCTCCGTAGGCTTTACAAAGGGCTGGCTAACGTCTTGGCCAGTAAACTCAGCCAGTCACAgcgggaccctgctctgaagctTGCTGCCTGCCTCGTGCAGGCCTGCGGGTCAGAGTGGATCCCAGCAGGGAGTGCTGGAAGCAAGTTCCTGGCCTTGCTGGTGAACTTGGCTTGTGTGGAGGTCCGCCTGACCCTCGAGGAGCCAGATCCcttggaggtggaggggaaaaaagaagtggtAACAGCCTGCTATGTCCTTATTGAGATGGGGATCCAGGAGTgcctgagagaagaaaaaccacTGCTAGAAGAGGTGCAGAAAATGCAGCTGATGAGGATCATGGAGGAGGCATTTGGAGCTGTAATATTCTACCTGAGACAG GTTAAAGAGGAGGAGCTACAAGATCCTTTCATATTTGCTTCTGTTCGAGTCCTTGGAGCCTGGATGGCAGAAGAGACATCCTCCCTCAAGCAGGAAATCTGTGAGCTCTTGCCTTTCCTTGTTCGTTATGCCAAGAAGCTTTTCAAAGAGGGCAGCCCAGCTGCAAGTCTTCCCCAGCCAGAGCTGGTCAGCACCGAGGGCTCTGGCTTACCCCCGGATGCTCTGAG GTTTCTGCTGCCTGGCTTTTGCCATTTAACAGCAGAGGACAGGCCCCGGGACATCCTCATCTCAGAAGGGGCACCAGCACTGCTGTGCGAGTACTTCCTGCATCAGTGGGAGGTGCTGACCTCCAAGCCTGGGTCTCTGGCTCCGCTGACAAGCCCTGAAATGAGTCTACAGACCACGTGTGGGATTTTCCTTAACCTGGTCGTGACTGCGCCGGACCTCATCAG GCGAGACAAAACCTTTTCCTCCTTGATGGATGTGTTGCTGAAGTCTCTTCCGCTTCTGCTGCCCCAGAAGGATCACCTGGTTCTAGCAGCCAACGTTGCCACTCTGGGCCTGATGATGGCCAGGATCCTTGCAAGTTCAGCAG ttcttcagGGCACACAGTCTGCCAAGGAGTTTTTTGGAGCCGCCCTTCGCTTCCTATCCCAGGCCCACACCGCCCAAGCAGAGCCCGGCGGCGGCTGGGCCGTGGCCGTGTCACCAGCCTACGCCAGCGCCTGGGCGGACGTGGGCGAGCTCTGGTTCCTGGGGATGCAGGCGCTGGCCGGCTGCGTGccgctgctgccctggctgccgCAGGCCCTGCTGCAGGCGCGCTGGCTGCAAGGCCTCTCCCAGTTACTGACGCGCGTTGCTCCGGCCTCGCTGGATTTTGAACTGGTCGCCGCTTTCCAGGGCGTGTTGGTAGAGCTGGCCAGAGCCAGCGCGTCGTGCCGGGCTGCGATCCTGGCGCACCACGGCCGGGAGTGGGCCAACCTGTACGGGATGGCAGCGCTGGAACAGTGTCTGTCCGAGCCCTGA